Proteins co-encoded in one bacterium genomic window:
- a CDS encoding reductive dehalogenase domain-containing protein → LVKKEGIVLCGYANLENVQRPLLAQKLTYGISLGYRLSEVIIDGIIDRPTRDYLHHYRQINLLLDQSALKVTSFIQQQGYNALPIPASQITDWKEIRGSISHKLIAAKAGVAWIGRSSLAVSPDYGARIRYVSILTDLPLSTGKPLDFGCGDCQKCLAICPCRAIGDTADKFDRNKCLEQLKIFAKSENLGTHYICGLCVKVCHLRK, encoded by the coding sequence ATTTAGTAAAAAAAGAAGGGATTGTGCTATGTGGTTATGCTAATCTGGAGAATGTCCAGCGTCCATTATTAGCCCAAAAACTAACTTATGGTATTTCCTTAGGCTATCGGCTTTCAGAGGTGATAATTGACGGCATAATTGATAGACCGACAAGAGACTATCTCCATCATTATCGCCAGATTAATCTTTTACTTGACCAGAGTGCATTAAAAGTAACCAGTTTTATTCAACAACAAGGTTACAATGCCTTACCCATTCCCGCATCTCAAATTACCGATTGGAAAGAGATAAGAGGAAGTATTTCTCATAAATTAATTGCGGCTAAGGCTGGCGTAGCCTGGATAGGTAGAAGTTCATTAGCAGTTAGTCCAGATTATGGAGCGAGAATAAGATATGTCAGTATTTTGACAGATTTACCACTTTCAACTGGAAAACCGTTAGATTTTGGTTGTGGGGATTGCCAAAAATGTCTTGCAATCTGTCCTTGTAGGGCAATTGGAGATACTGCAGATAAATTTGACCGCAATAAATGCCTTGAGCAACTAAAAATCTTTGCTAAATCAGAGAATTTAGGCACGCATTACATCTGTGGACTATGTGTTAAAGTTTGCCATCTCAGGAAATAA